The following proteins are encoded in a genomic region of Ostrea edulis chromosome 7, xbOstEdul1.1, whole genome shotgun sequence:
- the LOC125657248 gene encoding uncharacterized protein LOC125657248 isoform X1, translated as MWTVRKLCILSVILFIEGIRSIRNAESEAVSSRYSNSDVCSDSSHTVLDEKWREVGSETSGKCDEKLQEGWYRFLINGKNAQLPTLCIKNKACGTVVPLRLDLQGMQLPPVNHSIRASVCGSYTILHKWDCCVLRQPALVHNCGAFYVYRLSPPDRCDVGYCVISDGDLMKMHAFTAKTGEPSHERPKPTYLPSTTKEKGCSSNERRCPDGCVPLSQSCPMTLDFNPVHVQRRIVHTFDTIRQKHYFTITTRKTTKARTTTHAVTEPREGSTGHHTQPIYRYEPFPSTTERPKASTNINRSVFTTVISAITTAENEGSPTTDREDSVPSTAAVVSASHESGTGATEGIKDLLDDSTKSTLSDGDRKRTESTDVTTHEMSEATVEKSRVTTTTTSPTGDHTGVHHDNQNEQPVAGNTYCGVILAFEFEASYAQNTNFTRFRKRLQVVFASLLNIYYVDNHGLYMNGIFSWRTRYHRDTVKSYTSTQVHFGQGIHNQSYYFITLFAEDIFNAVLYLPDRVISTLLHNSTVISYIQREIKDFHVTFVNTTTNKTEVMSTEVPPRSTPLLFANLGLCMAAVVLISICLVCGLIAILKAKSKNRCMKLRRKSGQYYVKWEQALKRDVCKGIEYIENPVKDKEIGKSDISVKQNLISPKDKDSREEEENAANDLRGKERTRDSFWAVTSTGYHESDVVQGLQTKL; from the exons ATGTGGACCGTCCGAAAATTGTGCATATTGTCTGTGATATTATTTATTGAAG GTATTAGAAGTATAAGAAACGCCGAATCAGAAGCGGTCTCTTCTAGATATAGTA ATTCTGACGTATGTAGCGATTCAAGTCACACAGTTCTAGACGAGAAATGGCGAGAAGTAGGCAGCGAGACCTCTGGTAAATGCGATGAAAAGCTACAAGAAGGCTGGTACAGGTTCTTAATCAATGGCAAGAATGCCCAGCTGCCTACACTCTGTATAAAG AATAAGGCATGTGGGACTGTGGTGCCGCTTCGTCTGGACCTGCAGGGCATGCAGCTTCCGCCTGTAAACCACTCGATCCGCGCCTCTGTGTGTGGGTCCTACACTATCCTTCACAAGTGGGATTGCTGCGTGTTGAGACAGCCCGCCCTGGTCCATAACTGTGGTGCGTTTTACGTCTATAGACTAAGTCCACCCGATCGATGTGATGTAGGATACTGTGTAATCA GCGATGGTGATTTAATGAAGATGCACGCTTTTACTGCGAAAACGGGAGAACCTTCACACGAACGCCCAAAACCAACATATCTACCATCTACTACAAAAG AAAAAGGATGTTCGTCCAACGAGCGTCGCTGTCCTGATGGATGTGTTCCGTTGTCTCAAAGTTGTCCGATGACGCTGGACT TTAACCCAGTTCATGTACAGCGACGAATAGTGCACACGTTCGATACAATTAGACAAAAACATTATTTCACAATTACAACAAGAAAGACAACGAAAGCAAGAACGACAACCCATGCTGTGACCGAACCAAGGGAAGGTAGCACGGGACATCACACACAGCCTATATATCGATATGAACCGTTTCCTTCCACCACGGAACGTCCGAAAGCGAGCACAAATATCAACAGAAGCGTATTTACCACGGTGATATCAGCCATTACGACCGCAGAGAACGAGGGGTCTCCGACAACTGACCGTGAAGACTCCGTACCGTCCACTGCCGCAGTGGTCAGCGCTTCACACGAGTCAGGTACTGGCGCGACCGAGGGGATAAAGGATCTACTGGACGATTCAACCAAGTCCACTCTGTCTGATGGCGATCGAAAGAGGACAGAATCCACTGATGTTACCACTCATGAAATGTCGGAAGCTACTGTGGAAAAGTCTCGAGTGACGACAACCACGACTTCACCAACAGGCGACCATACTGGTGTTCATCATGACAATCAAAACGAACAGCCGGTTGCCGGGAACACGTATTGTGGGGTCATTCTAGCTTTCGAATTTGAAGCCTCCTACGCACAG AATACAAATTTCACACGGTTTAGGAAGAGGTTACAGGTGGTGTTCGCCTCCTTGTTGAATATCTATTATGTGGATAACCACGGTCTTTACATGAATGGGATTTTCTCGTGGAGGACGCGATATCACAGAGATACCGTCAAATCATATACATCGACTCAAGTTCATTTTGGACAGGGTATCCATAACCAATCATATTACTTCATAACACTGTTTGCAGAGGATATCTTCAATGCTG TTCTGTACTTACCAGATAGAGTTATTTCGACCCTTCTTCACAACTCTACAGTCATCAGTTACATTCAGCGAGAG ATTAAAGATTTCCACGTCACTTTCGTAAATACAACAACCAATAAAACGGAAGTGATGTCAACTGAAGTACCGCCCCGATCGACTCCTCTACTGTTCGCTAACCTGGGGCTCTGCATGGCTGCTGTTGTTCTTATTTCCATCTGCCTTGTCTGTGGACTGATTGCAATTCTGAAAGCGAAAAGCAAAAATCGGTGTATGAAACTCCGAAGAAAGTCTGGGCAATATTACGTTAAG TGGGAGCAAGCGCTGAAACGGGATGTATGTAAAGGCATAGAATATATAGAGAACCCAGTCAAGGACAAGGAGATTGGCAAGAGCGATATCTCGGTGAAGCAAAATCTCATCTCTCCAAAAGATAAAGATTCCAGAGAAGAGGAGGAAAATGCGGCGAACGACCTGCGCGGGAAAGAGAGAACAAGAGACAGTTTCTGGGCTGTGACAAGTACCGGATATCACGAGTCTGATGTTGTTCAGGGATTACAAACAAAGTTATAG
- the LOC125657248 gene encoding uncharacterized protein LOC125657248 isoform X2 — protein sequence MWTVRKLCILSVILFIEGIRSIRNAESEAVSSRYSNSDVCSDSSHTVLDEKWREVGSETSGKCDEKLQEGWYRFLINGKNAQLPTLCIKNKACGTVVPLRLDLQGMQLPPVNHSIRASVCGSYTILHKWDCCVLRQPALVHNCGAFYVYRLSPPDRCDVGYCVISDGDLMKMHAFTAKTGEPSHERPKPTYLPSTTKEKGCSSNERRCPDGCVPLSQSCPMTLDFNPVHVQRRIVHTFDTIRQKHYFTITTRKTTKARTTTHAVTEPREGSTGHHTQPIYRYEPFPSTTERPKASTNINRSVFTTVISAITTAENEGSPTTDREDSVPSTAAVVSASHESGTGATEGIKDLLDDSTKSTLSDGDRKRTESTDVTTHEMSEATVEKSRVTTTTTSPTGDHTGVHHDNQNEQPVAGNTYCGVILAFEFEASYAQNTNFTRFRKRLQVVFASLLNIYYVDNHGLYMNGIFSWRTRYHRDTVKSYTSTQVHFGQGIHNQSYYFITLFAEDIFNADRVISTLLHNSTVISYIQREIKDFHVTFVNTTTNKTEVMSTEVPPRSTPLLFANLGLCMAAVVLISICLVCGLIAILKAKSKNRCMKLRRKSGQYYVKWEQALKRDVCKGIEYIENPVKDKEIGKSDISVKQNLISPKDKDSREEEENAANDLRGKERTRDSFWAVTSTGYHESDVVQGLQTKL from the exons ATGTGGACCGTCCGAAAATTGTGCATATTGTCTGTGATATTATTTATTGAAG GTATTAGAAGTATAAGAAACGCCGAATCAGAAGCGGTCTCTTCTAGATATAGTA ATTCTGACGTATGTAGCGATTCAAGTCACACAGTTCTAGACGAGAAATGGCGAGAAGTAGGCAGCGAGACCTCTGGTAAATGCGATGAAAAGCTACAAGAAGGCTGGTACAGGTTCTTAATCAATGGCAAGAATGCCCAGCTGCCTACACTCTGTATAAAG AATAAGGCATGTGGGACTGTGGTGCCGCTTCGTCTGGACCTGCAGGGCATGCAGCTTCCGCCTGTAAACCACTCGATCCGCGCCTCTGTGTGTGGGTCCTACACTATCCTTCACAAGTGGGATTGCTGCGTGTTGAGACAGCCCGCCCTGGTCCATAACTGTGGTGCGTTTTACGTCTATAGACTAAGTCCACCCGATCGATGTGATGTAGGATACTGTGTAATCA GCGATGGTGATTTAATGAAGATGCACGCTTTTACTGCGAAAACGGGAGAACCTTCACACGAACGCCCAAAACCAACATATCTACCATCTACTACAAAAG AAAAAGGATGTTCGTCCAACGAGCGTCGCTGTCCTGATGGATGTGTTCCGTTGTCTCAAAGTTGTCCGATGACGCTGGACT TTAACCCAGTTCATGTACAGCGACGAATAGTGCACACGTTCGATACAATTAGACAAAAACATTATTTCACAATTACAACAAGAAAGACAACGAAAGCAAGAACGACAACCCATGCTGTGACCGAACCAAGGGAAGGTAGCACGGGACATCACACACAGCCTATATATCGATATGAACCGTTTCCTTCCACCACGGAACGTCCGAAAGCGAGCACAAATATCAACAGAAGCGTATTTACCACGGTGATATCAGCCATTACGACCGCAGAGAACGAGGGGTCTCCGACAACTGACCGTGAAGACTCCGTACCGTCCACTGCCGCAGTGGTCAGCGCTTCACACGAGTCAGGTACTGGCGCGACCGAGGGGATAAAGGATCTACTGGACGATTCAACCAAGTCCACTCTGTCTGATGGCGATCGAAAGAGGACAGAATCCACTGATGTTACCACTCATGAAATGTCGGAAGCTACTGTGGAAAAGTCTCGAGTGACGACAACCACGACTTCACCAACAGGCGACCATACTGGTGTTCATCATGACAATCAAAACGAACAGCCGGTTGCCGGGAACACGTATTGTGGGGTCATTCTAGCTTTCGAATTTGAAGCCTCCTACGCACAG AATACAAATTTCACACGGTTTAGGAAGAGGTTACAGGTGGTGTTCGCCTCCTTGTTGAATATCTATTATGTGGATAACCACGGTCTTTACATGAATGGGATTTTCTCGTGGAGGACGCGATATCACAGAGATACCGTCAAATCATATACATCGACTCAAGTTCATTTTGGACAGGGTATCCATAACCAATCATATTACTTCATAACACTGTTTGCAGAGGATATCTTCAATGCTG ATAGAGTTATTTCGACCCTTCTTCACAACTCTACAGTCATCAGTTACATTCAGCGAGAG ATTAAAGATTTCCACGTCACTTTCGTAAATACAACAACCAATAAAACGGAAGTGATGTCAACTGAAGTACCGCCCCGATCGACTCCTCTACTGTTCGCTAACCTGGGGCTCTGCATGGCTGCTGTTGTTCTTATTTCCATCTGCCTTGTCTGTGGACTGATTGCAATTCTGAAAGCGAAAAGCAAAAATCGGTGTATGAAACTCCGAAGAAAGTCTGGGCAATATTACGTTAAG TGGGAGCAAGCGCTGAAACGGGATGTATGTAAAGGCATAGAATATATAGAGAACCCAGTCAAGGACAAGGAGATTGGCAAGAGCGATATCTCGGTGAAGCAAAATCTCATCTCTCCAAAAGATAAAGATTCCAGAGAAGAGGAGGAAAATGCGGCGAACGACCTGCGCGGGAAAGAGAGAACAAGAGACAGTTTCTGGGCTGTGACAAGTACCGGATATCACGAGTCTGATGTTGTTCAGGGATTACAAACAAAGTTATAG